The Methanomicrobia archaeon sequence GTGCGCACCCATGTCGAGACGGATCAGCGGGCAATTTCGCTCCATTCCGAGGATATTTTACGGTATGGCGCTAAAGGAATCGAGCCAAATGAGGAGCGGGTGCTGAGTCTCATCAAGGACGTTGCAGCGGTTGACGAAATCGAAAGCATTGGCGCGAGCCATATAGCACTCGCATCGGTTTATCACAATCCCCAATTGCTTAAAGAGGTCTCAGAGACGTGCTACTCCTTACTCGACCAAGACTGGTTGGGCGCGCAAACTGGCATCGAAACTGGAAGTCCGCGATTGCTTGCGAAGCAGATGCGCGGTAAAGCATTGCCCTCTCCGGCCGAGCGGTGGCATGAGATCGTCAAACAGGCGTTTGGGCTCCTTGATGATAACCGCTGGTTCAATGCCTCAACGATAATCAACGGTTTGCCTGGTGAGACGCCAGATGATATCCTCGCGAGCATAGAGCTAGTAGAGGATTTGAAAAGCACGTCATTGCTTATCGTGCCGATGAACTTCGTCTCGATACGTGGCTCTCCCCTAACTAACGAGGAGACGTTTACCATAGCAAAGATGACATCTGAGCACTGGCAGCTCATTGGTGTATGCGTCGAGCACAATCTGCGTGTCCTTCCCCGACTCCTGAGAATATATCGGACGAGAACCGATTTTGTCAAAAGCTGGTTGCTTTATTTCGCAGCAAACCGGATGGCGCATGCGTCGAACCATTACGTCCAGACGATGAAACGAGGAAAACCGCAAACCGACCGAGCGGAAGCAAGCAGATGGCTCTATCCAGATATACCAGAGTTTTAGAGTTCACGGGCAAAAATAATCACGCCTTTATATAGTACTGATTTTACATTTTAGTAAAAAGTAAAAGTGGTGACGCGAAGATGAGTGACGTTGTCATGCAAGAAGTGTTGAATTTGATGACACAGATAGGAAAGCAGATGGACTTAGGATTACCGGTGGGGCGAGTCTGGGGCTTTTTGCTCTTCAGGTCCTGCCCCGTCACGCAGCGGGAGATAGAAGAAGGGACTGGTTATAGTAGAGGTCTAATTAGCCGATGCTTGAAGATTTTGGGAACCGCGCATAATATTGAAGTACGGAGAGAAGGGCACGAAAACCGCTATTC is a genomic window containing:
- a CDS encoding B12-binding domain-containing radical SAM protein, with the protein product MVEASLAEAFGVHEVAVIHPKDLERVVGSRMEIIGISGHDFLGINPPTSEFVDLADTGPPYNRVKFFELMRKPVMKDKIVVAGGKAAWQLADETIMDNLNIDYVYLGEAERTVSELFKSVFEGEKLPRIVTGKEPKIEEIPNIIGATIHGLVEISRGCGRGCSFCTPDMQRLRYKSIEHIVRDVRTHVETDQRAISLHSEDILRYGAKGIEPNEERVLSLIKDVAAVDEIESIGASHIALASVYHNPQLLKEVSETCYSLLDQDWLGAQTGIETGSPRLLAKQMRGKALPSPAERWHEIVKQAFGLLDDNRWFNASTIINGLPGETPDDILASIELVEDLKSTSLLIVPMNFVSIRGSPLTNEETFTIAKMTSEHWQLIGVCVEHNLRVLPRLLRIYRTRTDFVKSWLLYFAANRMAHASNHYVQTMKRGKPQTDRAEASRWLYPDIPEF